The genomic stretch GGCTGTGGGATTGATCCCTGGGCTGCCCCAGGCCGCGCTCCGGGGCGCCGCGGCGCTGGAGGACCAGGCGGCCTACGTAGCCGCGGTTCTACACGGTGCAGCCGGGGCGGTGCCGCACCTTCCGGCACCCCCGCCTCCCACGGCGGTCGACTACGTGTACGGCGGGCTCTCGACCCTCGGCGCGCTGGCCCTGGCGGGAATCGCGCTCTTCCGCGGACGGCTGCCCGCGCTCGCGCCGCGAGTGGTCACGCGACGCGCGGGGGAGGCCCTGTGGGCGGTGCGCCAGCTGAACAGCGGGCGCGTGGGCGAGTACGTCACGTGGATAGTGGCGGGCGTGACCGTGTTCGGCGCCGCATTCGCCGTCACGATGCTCTAGGACGTCTGACCCAACCGGTCACTCTGCTAGGTTCGCCAGGCGGGATGCAGAGACAGGTTACGGCAGCCACCTCCACCAACGGACGCGTCTCCCTTGTAGAAGAAGACCCGGATCTCCTCAGGGGCCTCGACCCCAGCACAGCCGAGGAGATCCGCCGCGTTGCCGGCGTGAACGTGGTCGAGTTCGACGCCGGACCGTGGCGCGGCAAGCCGCTGCCCACACCCACCTTCGGCTTCTTCATCCTCGACGGCGTGATCTCGCGCGGCGTCGTCATTCAGGGCCGGCGCTCCGCGGAGCTGCTCGGGCCGGGTGACGTGCTGCGACCCACGGCCAGCGACGAGATCGACTCCTCCGTGCGCTTCGACGTGTCTTGGGAGATGCTCGAGCCCACGCGCGTCGCCCTCCTCGACCGCGAGTTCGCCGCTGCGGTGTCGGAGTATCCGGACTTCGTCGCCACCCTCATGGACAGGATCATGCGCCGCGCGCACGCGCTCGGCTTCCACCTGGCCGTGAGCCACCTGAAGCTCGTGGAGATGCGCCTGCTCGTGATCCTCTGGTACTACGCCGACCGGTGGGGGCGCGTCACGCCGGAGGGAGTCCTGCTGCCCCTGCGCATGACGCACGGGCTGCTCGCCCGGGTGGTCGGGGCGCGCCGGCCGAGCGTGAGCACCGCTCTCGGCCGCCTGCAGGAGCGGCGCCTCGTAGACCGCACCGACAACGGTCACTGGCTGCTGCTCGGGCCACCGCCCCGCGACCTCGGGGATCTCGCCGAGGACGCTATGCAGGGCTGACCGGCTCGCCGGCCGCCACAAGCGGAAGCTCGATGCTGAAGCTCGTCCCGCGGCCCTCGTTGCTCGAGACCGCGATCGTTCCGCCGTGCCCCTCCACGATCGTCTTCACGATCGTCAGCCCCAGCCCCACGCCGGGGGCGTAGTCGCGCGTGGCGGCGGCGCGGAAGAAGCGATCGAAGGCGCGCTCACTGTCGCCGGGCGACATCCCGAGGCCGGTGTCGCTCACGTCGATCCGGGCCAGGTCGTCCCACCTGCGCAGCCGCACGTCCACGCGCCCGCCCGGCGGAGTGAACTTCAGAGCGTTCGAGATCAGGTTGTCGAGCGCCTGGCCGACTCGATCGCGGTCAGCCGCCATCAGCGGCAGGCGGTCGGCCTCGAGGCTCAGCTCGACTCCTGCGTCCTGCGCCCTCGGCCGCGCGGCGGCCACGCTCTCGCCCGCCACCTCCCGGAGGTCCACGTCCCGCTTGTCGAGCGCGAGCCGGCCCGCCTCGGCGCGCGCGGCGAACAGCACGTCGTCCACGAGCCGCTGCAGGCGGATCGCGTTGCGCTCGATCACGTCGAGGAAGTGGCGCCCCTGCTCGGTGTCGAGCTCGGCGTCGTCGTCGCCTAGCAGCTCGAGGTAACCCACGATCGAGGTGAGCGGCGTGCGCAGCTCGTGCGAGACGAGCGCAAGGAACTCGTCCTTCATCCGGTCGGCCTCGAGGCGCGCCTGCCTGCGGTAGAGCGCATGACCCACCTGCTCGCCGATGGCCACCAGCACGTCCAGCACCTCCTGGTCGCGCTCCCTCCGCTCAGGCGAAAGGAGCTGCAGCACCGCGATCACGCGACTGTCCGCCACGAGCGGCACGGCCACGCCGGAGCGAATGCCCGCCGCGCGCAGCACGTGCGCCAGCGGATGTGACGCATCGCCCGCGAGCCGCGGCACGTCCGAGACCCAGCATGGCTCCGCGCTCGCCCAGGCGCGGCCCACGAGCCCCTGCCCGGGGGCGAGATCCGCGCCGTCCGCGCCCGCGGTGAGCCGCGAGGCGTCATGACCGGGCGCGGCCCAGATCCGCTCGCAGCGCATCACGCGTCCATCGCCGTGCGGGAGCCACGCCGCACCGAACTCCCAGCCCAGGCTCTCGCCCGCGGCGGCCAGCACGCCGGCGAGCTCCTGCTCGAGCGAGTCC from Thermoleophilaceae bacterium encodes the following:
- a CDS encoding Crp/Fnr family transcriptional regulator, which gives rise to MQRQVTAATSTNGRVSLVEEDPDLLRGLDPSTAEEIRRVAGVNVVEFDAGPWRGKPLPTPTFGFFILDGVISRGVVIQGRRSAELLGPGDVLRPTASDEIDSSVRFDVSWEMLEPTRVALLDREFAAAVSEYPDFVATLMDRIMRRAHALGFHLAVSHLKLVEMRLLVILWYYADRWGRVTPEGVLLPLRMTHGLLARVVGARRPSVSTALGRLQERRLVDRTDNGHWLLLGPPPRDLGDLAEDAMQG